The Papaver somniferum cultivar HN1 unplaced genomic scaffold, ASM357369v1 unplaced-scaffold_107, whole genome shotgun sequence genome includes a region encoding these proteins:
- the LOC113328175 gene encoding putative disease resistance protein RGA3, with protein sequence MDSEGVLVSGLTEIVKKLPVISQHISPAWGVTDDLRKLLKTLESIQALISDAEEKQINNATVGIWLRRLKDVVYDVDDVMDEICYETMRHSERENNLKLKVRNFISKSSNPLVFHFKMVIKIRGIKKDLDEIYNDQVRYSLNATGTSQVDQTREQRNRLTTSVIDDSVFIGRENAISDIVKTLTNKLFSSVSPSLTSSDNSSFQKQLSVVSIMGMGGLGKTSLAQMVYQDKSIETHFKQKMWVCVSDKFDVYRILKEILESITGVSCGDHSNVDVLARQVKKKLMGKNYLLVLDDLWNGDAKAWEKLKEVLVNGGEGSKLLVTTRSQKVASIVGGKVHNLQKLTDDACWSIMQKKNSFPGGAALTKNMSNIGRGIAKKCDGLPLAANFLGSLLYLNRDESYWNSINNDNNLWFQPENKRVISILKLSYDNLSSPLKQCFSYCSLFPKDWEIERAILIRMWMAEGFIHLPADEVNNRSLEDIGNDYFEFLLRNSFFQDVKKDEIGVILRCKMHTLVHDLAMSVVDRNEFGFDGKEVVSLVRRIQLVFDIGSSTTNAEVLSEAKKLRSVIVLHPEYCSQVSSFSSVERLRTLYPLGGWYAKISFSIPKFKHLRFLDLSNCEFDLAPDVSLSHSHNLQTLILHRCKNVSGFLRETGALRNLRHLDVSKSDIEALPNDFIVSLTNLQTLDLYECIQFEALPEQISFLKHLRHLNLAYSSITQIHSSISCITNLMALNFEYCWNLDALPRELGALTRLRCLDLSYTKIKVLPESCISNLCNLEIVDFGFNCGLPREIKNWRKLRRFTHHREGDNMPRGMEKLTCLETLCSYMVRKEADVHSGIKELAVLNSLQVLYIERLQNVRGGREDAERAKLKDKKNLKELYLTWSSDEDVEDDDMVFEGLRPHSNLRKLEIRGFSGLNLPKWMGSSSNCLLLVSLSLQNCNSCENLPALGMLQSLKTLLIQKMKSVKFLGREFYYQQQQEEEESRSTQNSATTASSLFPCLVELIINNMENLEEWVAPPPSSNFCANSFPLLESLYMQDCPKLRSAPNSFSSLKELRLMETNGKAVNSILSAGGCLTFLTSIDISESPELIYFPLGVLLQNNTPNLHSLTISNCSDFQGFRDDIHVSDSSSSRSSSSLHVLALISCPVLTSLPDLRFWTSLRRLSICECHKLKESIPYDLNTLVSFLDLLEVDFIEREDEESDEESS encoded by the coding sequence ATGGATTCGGAAGGGGTTCTTGTTAGTGGTCTGACTGAAATCGTGAAGAAATTGCCGGTTATTTCTCAACACATTAGTCCGGCATGGGGTGTTACAGATGATCTAAGGAAACTTTTGAAAACCTTGGAGTCAATACAAGCTTTAATTTCTGATGCTGAGGAGAAACAAATTAACAATGCTACCGTAGGAATTTGGTTAAGAAGGCTCAAAGACGTTGTTTATGATGTAGATGATGTTATGGATGAAATCTGTTATGAAACCATGCGTCATTCCGAAAGAGAAAATAACCTCAAGCTCAAGGTACGCAACTTTATCAGTAAATCCTCCAATCCACTAGTGTTTCACTTTAAGATGGTTATTAAAATCCGAGGTATAAAAAAAGACTTGGATGAAATTTACAATGATCAAGTCAGATATTCCTTGAATGCTACTGGTACTTCTCAAGTCGATCAAACTAGAGAGCAACGTAATCGGCTAACTACATCTGTTATAGATGATTCTGTGTTTATCGGCAGGGAGAACGCAATATCAGACATAGTAAAGACGCTGACCAACAAATTGTTTTCTTCAGTGTCTCCGTCATTAACATCGTCTGACAATTCTTCTTTTCAAAAGCAACTTTCGGTCGTGTCCATTATGGGTATGGGGGGTCTGGGTAAGACTTCGTTAGCTCAGATGGTATACCAGGACAAGTCAATAGAAACACACTTCAAACAAAAAATGTGGGTTTGTGTGTCTGACAAGTTTGATGTCTATAGGATCTTAAAAGAAATCTTAGAGTCCATTACTGGTGTTTCATGTGGAGATCATTCAAATGTTGATGTGCTGGCGAGACAAGTCAAGAAAAAACTAATGGGTAAGAATTACCTGTTAGTATTGGATGATCTATGGAATGGAGATGCTAAAGCTTGGGAAAAACTGAAGGAAGTCCTTGTCAATGGTGGTGAAGGCAGCAAATTATTAGTCACCACACGCAGCCAAAAAGTTGCATCGATCGTTGGCGGTAAGGTGcacaatttacaaaaattaacaGATGATGCTTGTTGGTCTATCATgcagaaaaaaaattcatttccAGGTGGAGCAGCACTCACAAAAAATATGTCTAATATTGGGCGGGGCATAGCGAAGAAATGCGACGGCTTACCACTTGCTGCAAACTTTCTTGGAAGTTTATTATACTTAAACAGAGACGAAAGCTACTGGAATTCAATCAATAACGATAATAACTTGTGGTTTCAACCGGAAAATAAAAGAGTCATATCAATCTTGAAACTAAGCTATGATAATTTATCTTCACCTTTGAAACAATGTTTTTCTTATTGTTCTTTATTTCCCAAAGACTGGGAAATTGAAAGAGCAATATTGATTCGAATGTGGATGGCGGAGGGATTCATTCATCTACCTGCAGATGAGGTAAATAATAGATCTTTAGAAGATATAGGAAATGattattttgagtttttgttgCGGAACTCATTCTTTCAGGATGTAAAGAAGGACGAAATTGGTGTCATCCTCAGGTGTAAGATGCATACTCTCGTGCATGATCTTGCAATGAGTGTTGTAGATCGTAATGAATTTGGGTTTGACGGGAAGGAAGTGGTTTCTCTAGTTCGTCGTATACAATTGGTATTTGACATTGGATCGTCGACAACAAATGCCGAAGTGTTGTCTGAGGCAAAAAAGTTGCGATCAGTTATTGTGCTTCATCCAGAGTATTGTTCCCAAGTCAGTAGTTTTTCTTCAGTTGAGCGGTTACGCACATTGTATCCTCTCGGTGGCTGGTATGCAAAAATTTCCTTCTCGATTCCTAAATTTAAACATTTGAGGTTCTTGGACCTCTCAAATTGTGAATTTGATTTAGCACCTGATGTGTCATTAAGTCATTCTCACAATTTGCAGACATTGATTCTGCATAGATGCAAAAATGTTTCTGGGTTTCTTCGTGAAACTGGGGCTTTGAGAAATTTGAGGCATCTCGATGTCTCAAAATCTGATATTGAAGCTCTACCTAATGATTTTATTGTTAGCCTCACTAATTTGCAGACGTTGGATCTTTATGAGTGTATTCAGTTTGAAGCCTTACCTGAACAAATTAGTTTTTTGAAACATCTACGTCACCTGAACCTTGCATATTCATCAATTACTCAAATACATAGTTCCATCTCTTGCATTACCAATTTAATGGCGTTGAATTTTGAGTATTGTTGGAACTTAGATGCCTTACCTAGAGAACTAGGAGCTTTGACACGATTAAGGTGCCTTGATTTGTCATATACTAAGATCAAAGTATTGCCAGAATCTTGCATTAGCAACCTCTGTAATTTGGAGATAGTTGATTTCGGATTTAATTGTGGGCTTCCCAGAGAAATTAAGAATTGGCGGAAATTAAGGCGGTTTACACACCACAGAGAAGGAGATAATATGCCTAGAGGTATGGAAAAGCTAACTTGTCTGGAAACATTGTGCTCATACATGGTAAGGAAAGAAGCAGATGTTCATAGTGGGATAAAAGAGTTAGCAGTGCTCAACTCCCTTCAGGTGTTGTACATAGAAAGGTTACAGAATGTtagaggaggaagagaagatgCAGAGAGAGCAAAGTTAAAGGATAAGAAAAATTTGAAGGAATTATATTTAACTTGGAGCTcagatgaagatgttgaagatgatgatatggtttttgagGGTCTTCGTCCTCACTCCAATTTGAGAAAGCTGGAAATACGTGGTTTCTCGGGTTTAAATCTTCCGAAGTGGATGGGTTCATCGTCTAATTGCCTGCTTCTGGTCTCATTATCCCTACAGAATTGCAACAGCTGTGAGAATCTTCCGGCTCTAGGTATGCTCCAAAGTCTTAAGACTCTTTTGATTCAGAAAATGAAGTCAGTCAAGTTTTTGGGTAGAGAATTTTATTACcagcaacaacaagaagaagaagaaagtaggaGTACCCAGAACTCTGCAACTACAGCATCATCATTATTCCCTTGTTTAGTTGAGTTAATAATCAATAACATGGAAAATCTGGAAGAATGGGTTGCTCCTCCTCCTTCATCTAATTTTTGTGCTAATTCTTTCCCTCTCCTTGAGTCGCTATACATGCAGGATTGTCCAAAACTGAGAAGCGCACCAAATTCATTCTCTTCTCTTAAGGAATTGAGATTAATGGAAACCAACGGCAAGGCAGTAAACTCAATCTTATCTGCAGGAGGTTGTCTGACCTTTCTCACATCCATTGATATATCAGAATCTCCAGAGCTAATATATTTCCCTCTGGGCGTACTACTTCAAAACAATACTCCCAATCTTCATTCGCTAACGATCAGTAATTGCTCCGACTTTCAAGGTTTTCGTGATGATATTCATGTAAgcgacagcagcagcagcagaagcagcagTTCTCTCCATGTGTTGGCATTAATAAGTTGCCCTGTTTTAACATCTCTACCGGATTTACGATTTTGGACTTCTCTCCGGAGATTAAGCATATGTGAGTGCCACAAATTGAAGGAGTCTATACCCTATGATCTCAACACATTAGTCTCCTTTCTTGATTTGCTCGAAGTCGATTTTATTGAAAGAGAAGATGAGGAGAGCGACGAGGAGAGCAGCTAG
- the LOC113327981 gene encoding F-box/kelch-repeat protein At3g06240-like — protein sequence MDYTSIFQNFNDVEVLAACNGLVLIGNTRNSFQELYIWNPTRNEYKNMSMPEEVDKDDIHGYGFCYDYKTNEYKLVRIVVDRESECSSIDVYTLSSNSWKRIPDTFPSLSQRIFWCPLEWISSLACAYFCTFVQPSTVLVCFDIVNERFEEVAMPEAPMPYQEEPLERDMFQINVEVLGGCICLVFHIFNVRVDVWIMQDYGVRESWTKSFSINQASIISSRDLYLLWSFKNNETLWMLDHDFVLYDPNKKLYRKLMLDSHITISRFRCLTNQGAGLYSA from the coding sequence ATGGATTACACTTCcatatttcaaaattttaatgatGTTGAGGTTTTGGCTGCATGTAATGGCTTAGTTTTGATAGGTAATACTAGAAATAGTTTTCAAGAACTTTATATTTGGAATCCAACAAGGAATGAGTACAAGAACATGTCCATGCCAGAAGAAGTAGACAAGGATGACATACATGGATATGGATTTTGTTATGATTACAAGACTAATGAATATAAATTGGTAAGGATTGTCGTCGACAGGGAATCAGAGTGTTCCAGTATTGATGTCTATACATTAAGCTCAAATTCATGGAAAAGGATTCCAGATACCTTTCCATCTTTATCACAAAGGATATTCTGGTGTCCTCTTGAATGGATTTCGTCATTGGCTTGCGCGTACTTTTGTACTTTTGTTCAACCCTCCACTGTACTGGTATGTTTTGATATTGTGAATGAGAGATTCGAGGAAGTAGCAATGCCAGAAGCACCTATGCCATATCAAGAAGAACCTTTGGAAAGAGATATGTTCCAGATAAATGTGGAAGTACTAGGAGGGTGCATATGTTTAGTCTTTCATATTTTTAATGTGCGCGTTGACGTATGGATAATGCAAGATTATGGAGTGCGAGAATCTTGGACTAAAAGTTTCTCAATCAACCAGGCGAGTATAATTAGTAGTAGGGACCTGTACTTGTTATGGAGTTTCAAGAATAACGAGACTTTATGGATGCTCGATCATGATTTCGttttatatgacccaaacaaaaaACTTTACAGGAAACTGATGTTGGATTCTCATATTACTATTAGTAGATTTCGTTGCTTAACTAATCAAGGTGCAGGCTTATACAGTGCGTGA
- the LOC113327643 gene encoding MDIS1-interacting receptor like kinase 2-like has protein sequence MQNIASEQEDMGAFTKQSCQQVKLLLSRNPTPAHCEVFGFCSNPERQVSFLVYEYMERGSLKKVFSDVEQAVEFDWIKRLRFIKRAANALAYMHHDCVPAIVHRDISSNNILLDSEYEARVSDFGTARILKPDSSDWTSLAGTYGYVAPELAYTMKVTEKRDVCSFGVIILEVLKGSHPSEIITELSQILLSSPSSSKVRQNIRLSDILDPALEHQLIL, from the exons ATGCAAAATATTGCATCGGAACAGGAGGATATGGGAGCGTTTACAAAGCAGAGTTGTCAACAGGTCAAGTTGTTGCTGTCAAGAAATCCGACACCGGCACATTGTGAAGTTTTCGGTTTTTGTTCCAATCCAGAAAGACAAGTCTCATTTTTGGTTTACGAGTACATGGAAAGAGGAAGCTTGAAAAAAGTTTTTTCAGATGTGGAACAAGCTGTTGAGTTTGACTGGATAAAGAGGCTAAGATTCATCAAGCGAGCAGCTAATGCCCTTGCTTACATGCACCATGATTGCGTTCCAGCAATAGTTCACCGGGATATATCTAGCAATAATATTTTGTTGGACTCTGAATATGAAGCTAGAGTTTCTGATTTCGGTACAGcgaggattttgaagccagattcATCCGATTGGACTTCACTTGCAGGAACCTACGGATACGTTGCTCCAG AGCTTGCTTATACAATGAAAGTTACCGAGAAACGCGATGTTTGTAGCTTCGGGGTGATCATATTAGAAGTACTTAAGGGAAGCCATCCATCTGAAATTATCACGGAGCTCTCGCAAATTCTTCTTTCATCTCCTTCATCGAGTAAGGTGAGGCAAAACATAAGGTTGTCAGACATCTTGGACCCTGCCTTGGAGCACCAGCTGATATTGTGA
- the LOC113327982 gene encoding MDIS1-interacting receptor like kinase 2-like, whose translation MYSNNLNGSIPASLTNLTSLSSLYLWDNNLSGIIPTDIGRLHSLKILTLSENYFTGQIPTSICHLANLSVLSAGQNQLSGAIPHDIGNLRSLDTLPLLMNKLTCSIPASVGNLRNLTYLSLTGNQLTGLLPIGINNLTQLRVIYLSDNKFSGYVPQDVCRGGTLEEFVASGNHFMGRIPRSLRNCISLRSLDLSMNELVGNLTEAFQVYPFLDKFRVQNNMLYGELSKEWGNCPSLTALSFSGNNITDLSNNQLSVRLSSEVGKFSSLQYIDLSTNKLTGSIPKQLGECSKLLSLNLGRNNFNESIPPQIGNLDSLQILLDLSYNEFTGEIPSALGKLRKLETLNLSHNKLVGSIPSSFDQMLSLTSVNISDNELSGSLPNIKAFKDAQRVVR comes from the exons ATGTATTCAAACAATCTCAATGGTTCAATCCCTGCTTCTTTAACGAATCTGACTAGCCTGAGCTCTCTTTACCTATGGGATAACAACCTTTCTGGCATCATTCCAACAGATATAGGAAGGCTACACTCTCTTAAGATCTTGACTTTGTCAGAAAATTATTTCACTGGTCAAATTCCTACATCTATATGTCATTTGGCCAACCTCAGCGTTTTATCAGCAGGTCAAAATCAACTCAGTGGTGCCATCCCTCATGATATTGGAAATCTAAGATCTTTAGATACCTTACCTTTGCTCATGAACAAACTCACCTGTTCCATTCCTGCATCGGTGGGtaatttgagaaatttgacttatTTATCTCTTACTGGGAATCAGTTAACCGGTTTATTACCAATAGGAATCAACAATCTAACACAGTTGAGAGTAATTTATTTGAGTGACAACAAGTTTTCAGGTTATGTGCCTCAAGATGTATGTCGAGGTGGAACACTTGAAGAATTTGTGGCAAGTGGTAACCATTTTATGGGTCGTATACCAAGAAGCCTTAGAAATTGCATTAGCCTCAGAAGTCTCGATCTTTCGATGAATGAGCTGGTTGGTAATCTGACAGAAGCGTTTCAGGTGTATCCATTTCTAGATAAGTTTCGCGTGCAAAacaacatgttgtatggtgaACTCTCAAAAGAATGGGGGAATTGTCCAAGTTTGACAGCTCTATCTTTCTCAGGGAATAATATCACAG ATTTAAGTAATAACCAGCTTTCTGTTAGGTTGTCTTCTGAAGTCGGAAAATTTTCCAGCCTTCAATATATCGATCTATCAACAAATAAACTCACAGGGTCAATACCAAAACAACTAGGGGAATGTTCCAAGTTATTATCTTTAAATCTGGGCAGAAACAATTTTAATGAAAGCATCCCACCCCAGATTGGAAACTTGGATTCGTTACAGATTTTGTTAGATCTTAGTTACAATGAGTTTACTGGAGAGATACCGTCAGCTCTGGGAAAACTACGTAAACTGGAAACATTAAATTTGTCACACAACAAGCTTGTCGGCTCAATTCCATCTTCATTTGATCAAATGCTTAGCTTGACATCTGTCAATATTTCGGACAATGAACTGAGTGGCTCTCTTCCAAATATCAAGGCCTTTAAGGATGCTCAAAGGGTTGTACGGTGA